The genome window TTCTACGCTGAGCTTCTGTTAGAGATATTGCAGTTGGGCTACTGATAAGATTACCGTTACTGTCTGTACGATTAATAACTTGAATAGAAAAAGGTACATTCTCTTCGTATTTCGCAACACTACTAGCTGTAGGGGTGTAATTAATGCGAATATCTGCTTTTTCAAAATATTCCCCTGTACTGTCTAAAATATCAGGGGTAGGAATGGAAATAGGATCTGTGCCAACTTGAACTTGTGTGCCAAATGCACTAGCAATTTTAACGGGATCCATCGGATTTTTTGTGCCACTTGTATTTCCTGTACCAGCTTTCACTAATTCAATCCACTGAGTATTATTAGCATTTCTAATTCTCACCCTTTCGGAAGGATAGGTATCATTATTACTTTGACGACGGCTAAATATATTTCCAGCAACAGTCACTTGACCATTAATATTTAATTGATTATTTGCCCCTAAGTATAAACTGCCATCGGTGTGGATGGGCCCATTTAGGTTCATGGTAGGACCAGGTAAGATTTCGAGATCATTTTTATAAAAAGCGGCAAACTGAAACATGGGAATTTCCCTTGCCCTTACGTCCATCTGTAAGATTGCGGAGGCTTGGTTCGCATCAGCACCTTCTTTTAATCCTAGGGCGTATAATGAGTAAAGGCTTTCGCTCATGCTGAGGTTTTGAAAGCGATCGCCCCTTGGTACAATACCTTCAGTTCTGTCCCCTTCTATAACATAGGTTGCACCAATATAGGGAGTTCTATTTTCTGCACTAGCAGATAAAGTGATGGTTTCACAAGCCAAATCTCCAGTACCTTTTGAGCCCACCTGAGCAACACAATCATCCAAATCCTGTGGTGAAGTGCCAGAAGGTACTTGACGGTTAAGAAATATTTGTCTTATATCCTGCGCCCTTTGATTTAGGGCTGCTTCTGCGGCAAAAAAACCACTACTACTATCTACCGTGCTGTCGGTGGAAACATTTTGGATACGGTTAGAACGTCCATAAACAGCCAATAAACCTGTTAAGGCAACAATTGTCCCCACGGCAATAACTAGCACATAACCAGCATCAGTGGAATTTTTTACAGCCTTTAGTTTAAGTAAGAAATAAAGGATAGAAAAAGGGCGATTATTACTATTCATGATTTTAAATAAAGGTAAAATAACAACAAAAATTAAAAGCTAAAGACATTTCGAGGGAAAAATCTTTCCGTCAAAACTAAATCTTCTTCCGTCAAACTACTACGTCTCAGCTCTTCCTCTTCTGGAGCAAGGGTAGTTATCATTTCAATGTATTGAATATTTGCCCAGGAGTATGACACTTCATCGGGTAAACATTCATCATCCCCAGGGGGAATTACCCTACATTCATAAGTTGTATCTTCAGTCACATCCTCAATAAGACTAACTACCACTTCAAAATTAGCGATATTTTCAGCTAAAGTCAGAGTGTCATAATCATCAACATTACTTAAATCACCATCAACAATCTCTTGAGGAGGATCAACTATTAATTTAAGAGCGCCAGTGTCTTCCCCATCTTTACGATGTAAGAAGTAGGTGCGCTGTTCAACAATATGAATTCTTCCAGTTCCATTTTTGCTGTAGTCATGTTGCCAAGTGTGGGTATTAGTTTCCATAAAGGCCTTGGAGGAATCGTAGGTTTCATCCGTATAGTCGAAGATCTCATAATTTTCCGAGCCATCGTAGATATAAGCCCTTGCAGAGCCACCACTCTTAACCCTGTTATCTCGAAATATTTTTAATATATCGGGCCACCCATCGGGGGTATTTCTTGGTAAATTATCCACAAAACTACATCCTCCCAAGTCTGGATCAGTGGTATCCATCACCGTAATATCATCTGTTGTTCCTGCATCAATATCAGCACAAATAGGTAGTGATGCTGAAACAAGAGCTTTTGTGATGGTTATGACTGAAGATTTATCATTGGTTCCGGGTATATTCGTTTGAACAACGCTTACCGCTTCAAAGTTGGGATCATCCGTTAAACCCTGACCTATTTGTAAAATATCTGGACCAATGAGGGAAGAAACTCCCGTCAAGGATTGATTAACAGAACTACGGGATTGATCTCGTACAAAACTTTGGCGATATACATCGAAGCCAGAAAACGCTACCCCCACCACCAACCCTGAAATGGCAATGGAAGCCAACATTTCAATAATACTAATGCCTCTTTCCGAATTACTAGTTCGCAGCAGGTGGCGGAATAACACGGGTAAAGGCTGTTTGAACGGTGTGTATTGGTTCTGTTTGTCCATTTCTTTTTATCTGTATTACAATGTGTCTAAGATCAGTGTTGTTGTCGCTAGTGCTACATCCTGTGACGTTAAAATCTTCATCAATATTAGGCTTTGTGGTACAAATGTAGGTAGTGGCATCATATTCATAGCCCAGTTTATCTAGCCCCGTTTGTAGTTGCCCATCAATAGGGGCGATCGCCCTTCTCGACCTAACTTCATCTAATAAATCCCGAGCCAAGGACGTTGCCCCAAGCCTGACTTTTGAAGTCGTATTTTCGTTTTGTAGTACCACCAATAAAGGAAAATTGAGCAGTATAGCAAAAGATAATAAAAACATCGATACCGTGGCTTCTAGGAGAGTAAAACCCCCCTCAGATTTAATCTTTTTTAGGTTTTTGTCATGGTGCAATCTATTCATCTGATTTGGTTTACTTGGGTGGATTAATTTTGCGCTTACAAATTAGCAATATTTTTTTATATAAAAACTTTATTTTTCTTAGATAGAGGAGTCACTCATAATGGTTTACCTTTATAATTCATTGGTTTCGGGCTTTGTGATTGCACCGCCCTTCAACACAAGAAGATCTAATTCTTCATCATTACTGGTATCGGAAATGGTGAGTTTTAAATCTTGATCTACCACCCCTTGGGCATCAAAAAGACGAGCAAAACCTCGACTATCAAAACACAAGCGCCATTCATTATTACTGACATTAGAGGCAATTTCCATGGGTTCATTAAAGGTTAAATCCTCCGTCAATAATGCCCCATCGGGCGCCCAGTTTTGTGCTAATTCCACCACTGCATCTTCAGGTTGGGTAGAGCCGATGGCTTGTCCAAGGGTAAGCAATGATGAGTTATCATCGATGGCAATTACCTGATTATCGGTGTCATCGCTACCAATTTTGAGTTTATCCCCCACACTAAAACCCCTTGTGGAAACCACTGGTATTTGTGTTTCATCACTCTCTACCGCCGCCGATAGGGCGCTGATGGCTTCGCATCCTTTGGTGGTGGCGGATTCTATTCTTAGAGCCGTACTAGGATTGTCGGGATCTGGTTCTATTCTGATGGCAGAGGTAGTGGCGATCGCCCGTGTGCGAGTTTGTTGCAAAATACCTTCTAACTGATACCCTGCATCATTTAATTTAGAAGTTTGCCCAAAAGGGTTGCTACCTATAGCCACAGCCCCCAAGATAGAAGCCATACCTATTGCTACCAATATCTCTGGCAGTGTATAACCTTGCTGTAGAGACTGGCTTCTCAATAGTTTTTTAACAATACCAGTTTTGATTTTCATAGCTTTTAATGTAGTAGGAAACAATAATTACACTGATGATTAATTTAAAATTATTATTTTATGTTTTATAGTAAGATGTTCAACATTATACCCTTTTTTTTGATTTTTATATCTACAATTAATAGCAAATTTTATGGGGACTTTTTAGTATCTTTAAACACCCTTAACAAAGATTCAGTATAGTTAAGTAAAAATACGCAAAGTTCGACAGAGCGTCAAACTTTGGGAGATAGTAAGACCCATGAAAAGTCTTTTATTGATGTTTAAAAAATAAAATATCAAGAAATAAAATAGTAATTACAACAATGAAAGTAAAGGAAGAAAAAGGCTAATTAAAGATAATGTTAGTTGCCATAAGATACTATTAAAACTGAACCATTGCATCTAAAAAAAATATTTAACCTCTTTATTTTCATACTTTGAACAAACATAAACTTTCCATGAAATTTGACTACAGGGTTTTTTCGTAAAAAAACTTAACATAAATTAGTCACAAAGCAATAACAACCCATCACCAAGTAATAGTAGGATAGAATCTAGTGCCATTAATTGTCACCTCAAGTGGATAGAGAGATTTACCAAAATTTTTAGGTAATGATGACCCGTAATTCATGACGGCTTTTCTATTGTTATTTCCGAACCAGAAATCAAAGCTGACCAAAAATTAAACAGATTCAATGAGCAACCCTAATTCTGTTGTCACAGATTTACTACAAGTTTTTCCCACGTGGCGAACTCAAATCTATTTCAAATCTTCCTTAACAGCACTATCTCACGCTATGGAAGATCAAGTTTTGGCAAATACAGAAGAAGCCTTGATTATAGCTAGTTTTCAGAAGGAAAGATTTTATCGCCAAGAGGCTCATCGTTATCGTCGCATCGGCAAAATTTCGCCCCATGTTTATGTTTTAGCCGCCCCAGAAACAGATTTTTCTAATACCACGGATGTTTACGAAAAAATAGCTTTTGATGAAGATGATGCCCTAACCAAAGAATGGCACTTGGTGGTAATTGGGGAAAACTACACAAGCTGTTTAATTTGTCGGGAGAAAACCCATTTACCCAAAACAGAGGCGGCGGAGATGTCTATGGATAATAGTCGTCGTTTTGAGGGAATCTGGACTTTTGATTCTGATGTTACCTTAGCCGCGGCATCGATACTTTTGGATAGAATTGCCAATTATCGTCCTGAGTTACAAGAAAAGGTGGAGAAGGCAAAAGAGCGTTATTGTCGTAAGGATAAAATGTCATCCACTGGGGTAGATTTTTTCCCCACAGAGGGGCAAATTAGTTCTCCGATTATAAATCCAGATCCTTTTGTACAGCGGTTGATTACTTATTTACAGTCGGGGCAGTACAAGTTAATCAAGGCAAACAATTTTTTGAGTACCAAGGAGAAAAAGGAAAGACTTTTAAATTCTGTTACCGATGCCATTCGTCGCTCGTTGAATCCAGAGGAGATTTTGCAGATGGCGGTGGATAAGTTGGGAGAAGGTTTAGGGGTGTGTCGTTGTTTGATTTATCGTTGTCAAGAGAGTGATTATAATGCGGAAATTAACCATGAGTTTTTGAGCGATGGGATAAAGTCTATTAAGGGGCAAACTTGGCCTTTGAAGCAAAATCCTTTGTTTCGGGAGGTGTTAAATTTACGGGAGTCCATTAGTATTGATGATGTGGAGTTGGATCCTCGTACTCAGGGTAAAACAAAGGTTTTAAAGAATTTAATTAGTAGTTGCTCTATTATTTCTTGGTTGATTGTACCAATTTTGTATCAGGGTCGTTTGTTGGGGGTGATGGAGTTACATCATTGTGATGATAAACCTATTAATTGGAAACCAGAGGATATTGCTTTGGTAAATGCGATCGCAACTCAGGTAGCCGTGGCACTAATTCAGGCAGAATCTTATACTAATTTAGAAGACCTTAATGAACAGCTAGAGGCGCTTGATCGCACCCGTTCCAACCTTGTAGCCATTACTGGTCATGAATTGCGTACTCCTCTATCTACTATTCAAATCTGCCTTGAGAGCCTTGCTAATGAGCCAGATATGCCAGAGGAATTAAAGCAAATTATGCTTAGTACCGCCCTTCAAGATGCCGAGAGAATGCGTAAACTGGTACAGGACTTTTTAACCCTTTCTCAACTAGAAAGTGGCAGGGTAGAGTGGAACCCAGAACCTTTGTCCCTAGAGGAATGCGTAGAGTTGTCCATCTCCCATATTCGCTCTCGACAAGACCAATCCATTATTCCTAGTATTGAAAATTTAGTACCTCAACAAATTCCCCTAGTGCAAGTAGATGGAGAGTGGTTAGTGGAAGTATTAAGCAAATTGCTGGATAATGCTTGTAAATTTTCCAATGGTAACGGACATATTCGTATTAGCGTGAAAGAGAAAGATCTTGCTAACTTAGAGGTTACTATATCCGATAATGGTAGAGGTATTGAACCCGATCGCCTTAATCAAGTATTTGATCGTTTTTACCAAGAAGAAGGCGCCCTAAGACGCTCTGCAGGAGGTACAGGATTGGGCTTGGCTATTTGTCGTCAAATTGTTAATAATTGGGGTGGAAAAATTTGGGCAGAATCTTCAGGAAAAAATCAGGGTAGCAAGTTTCATTTTACTATTCCTATTTTTGATGGAGCCGATTTTCCCCCTCCCAAGGTACAAAATAAGAGGTTAAAGTTAAGGGAACGCTATTAGTCGTATAAGAGAGAATAGGTCAGATAATATTAATTTAACTTTTACTATCTATCATTAATTATTCATTCTCAATTATTTCTGATATGTTTGATAAAATCTTAATTCCTAATCCCAGCGCCCAAGAATCTTCGTTTATTCGCCCCCGCAAAGGAGTTATTATCGGTTTAGGGCAGGTGGGTTTAGCCTGTGCCTATTCCTTATTAATTCAAGACTGCTTTGACGAGTTGGTATTACAGGACATTGCCACGGAAAAACTGGAAGGGGAAATCATGGATTTATCCCACGGAATGCCCTTTATTTCTCCCACGGACTTAAAATCGGGTACTGTTGTCCATGAGGGGAGAGATGCAGACATCGTCATTATTACCGCAGGGGTTGCCCAACGGCAAGGGGAAAGCCGTCTGAGTTTGGTGGAGCGTAATATTGCGATTTATAAAAATATTCTCGCTGATGTGGTGAAATACTGCCCTGATTCGATTATTTTGGTAGTGAGTAATCCTGTGGATATTATGACCCATGCCACTCTTAAAATTACAGGTTTTCCTAGCTCAAGGGTGATTGGCTCTGGTACAGTATTAGATACCGCTCGTTTTCGTTCTCTATTAGCTAAAAAAATGGGCATAGATGCTCGTAGTGTCCATGCTTATATTATCGGTGAACATGGCGACAGTGAAGTTCCTTTGTGGAGTATGGCTAATGTAGGAGGGGTGAAAATTGTGCCTAATGGTTGGGAAAACTTGGGTAATGATGAACAAGAGTTTTTAGCCAAAATTTATGATGATGTCAAAAATGCTGCCTATGAAATTATCCGTCGTAAGGGTAGCACTTCCTATGCTATTGGTTTAGCTACTACTGATATTGTAAAGGCGATCGTTAATTCTCAAGAACGTATTTTAACGGTCAGTGGTTTAATGAAGGGAATGTATGGCATTGATGATATTTGCTTGAGCATTCCTCGGGTTATCAATGAAAAAGGTATTTTACAAACTGTTAATTTAGCCCTTAGCCCCCACGAGGAAAAGTTATTACAAAACTCTGCCAATCTTTTGAAAGATATATTTCAACAGTTGAGCATTGATAACTAATAGTAGGAGTAAATATCTTATTAACTGATTTTACCCAGCTTGGATTAGTTATAGCTCATTCACCGTTTCTTGAAAAGCTTTATTTAATATAATAGATACATAGATACGACTTCTCAGAGCTAGAGTGGGCAATGCCCACCCTACTAAATAGACTATGCTTGTTGTTTCCGTTTTGAGCTACCTAAACCTAAGCCACCTATTGCTAATAAACCCAATATCGTCGCTGGTTCAGGAGTCTTTTGAGAATCGCCACCTGCTGTACTTGTACCCAAAGTAATATCATCAAAAATTATTTGATTAGCCGTACCGCCGAAATCAACAGATTTAGCAACACCACTAAAATTAACACCAAAGGGAACAAAGGGACTAAATGCTCCGTTGGGATCTGGGGCACCATTCGCGGGTGTTACTGGTAAGTTTAAACTAGCTAATAAGTTTCCTGTGCCATCAATGTCATCGTAAACATTAACCACTCCGGGATTATTGATTGCTGAATAAAAGAAAGAAAAACCAGTGGTAAATCCATCTAAAACGTTCATGATTGCTGCACCGCTCAGGAAATAGAGAGCAGTATCTGGACTAGGTTCACCTCCAAAATTTCCACCTCCACCAGCATCCGAATCTATAAGAGCTAAAGAACTTGAAGTAAATGTAATATTAAAATCAGGACCAGGTCCACTACCGTTACCTCCAAAACCGCCATTATAGAAATTATTGACAGGTTCATTATTCTGTAATCCCTCGAAGTCCAAGACAATGACTGCCGCTTGAGCCATTTCCATGGTTACTAAACTAAACATTGTTGTACTTGCAGCCGCTAAGGATAATTTAGCCAGTATTTTTGTTGTGTTCATTTTTGAAATTCTGCTGAAAATTTGGTTGTCAACAAATTATAGTTTATAAAGATAATAAATTTCTTTTTTCAGGTAACAAAAAACACACTTTACAGAATTTTTAAGAATTGGAGAAATAACTTTACGGAATCTTTATATTTGTTGGTATTGGGTCAACAATCTTCCATCGCCTCATAAGTGCTAGACCAATGGCGGGTTGGCTTATTTACCCTTCTTGTGTTTGGTTGATAGTTGCTTCTATTTTGGTGATTAGTATTTGGCAATTGAATGGAAAGGAGAAGATTTTTAGTTAACGGGTTTTTCAAAAACAATATAGTGTTGTTGGGGTAAAAATTGCTCTGTTGTCACCCATAATAAGCCCACTGCTTCCATTTCTTTTTTGACTTGTCTTTCTGTCATTTTATGGACTCCTTTGATAAGTATCAAGGGATTTTCTTTTCTATATTCTACTAATACAACCCTACCCTTGGGCTTGAGGGCTTTTACAATTCCTTCCATCATTTCTCTAGGGTGAGTAAATTCGTGGTAAGCATCTACCATGAGGACAAAATCAATGGATTCTTTTTTTAGGTTGGGGGATTTTTCTGTGCCTAATACAGGTTGCACTGGCAATTGAGGGTTTTCTTGACTAAGAAATTCGATGATGT of Cyanobacterium sp. HL-69 contains these proteins:
- the ldh gene encoding L-lactate dehydrogenase Ldh; protein product: MFDKILIPNPSAQESSFIRPRKGVIIGLGQVGLACAYSLLIQDCFDELVLQDIATEKLEGEIMDLSHGMPFISPTDLKSGTVVHEGRDADIVIITAGVAQRQGESRLSLVERNIAIYKNILADVVKYCPDSIILVVSNPVDIMTHATLKITGFPSSRVIGSGTVLDTARFRSLLAKKMGIDARSVHAYIIGEHGDSEVPLWSMANVGGVKIVPNGWENLGNDEQEFLAKIYDDVKNAAYEIIRRKGSTSYAIGLATTDIVKAIVNSQERILTVSGLMKGMYGIDDICLSIPRVINEKGILQTVNLALSPHEEKLLQNSANLLKDIFQQLSIDN
- a CDS encoding sensory transduction histidine kinase, translated to MSNPNSVVTDLLQVFPTWRTQIYFKSSLTALSHAMEDQVLANTEEALIIASFQKERFYRQEAHRYRRIGKISPHVYVLAAPETDFSNTTDVYEKIAFDEDDALTKEWHLVVIGENYTSCLICREKTHLPKTEAAEMSMDNSRRFEGIWTFDSDVTLAAASILLDRIANYRPELQEKVEKAKERYCRKDKMSSTGVDFFPTEGQISSPIINPDPFVQRLITYLQSGQYKLIKANNFLSTKEKKERLLNSVTDAIRRSLNPEEILQMAVDKLGEGLGVCRCLIYRCQESDYNAEINHEFLSDGIKSIKGQTWPLKQNPLFREVLNLRESISIDDVELDPRTQGKTKVLKNLISSCSIISWLIVPILYQGRLLGVMELHHCDDKPINWKPEDIALVNAIATQVAVALIQAESYTNLEDLNEQLEALDRTRSNLVAITGHELRTPLSTIQICLESLANEPDMPEELKQIMLSTALQDAERMRKLVQDFLTLSQLESGRVEWNPEPLSLEECVELSISHIRSRQDQSIIPSIENLVPQQIPLVQVDGEWLVEVLSKLLDNACKFSNGNGHIRISVKEKDLANLEVTISDNGRGIEPDRLNQVFDRFYQEEGALRRSAGGTGLGLAICRQIVNNWGGKIWAESSGKNQGSKFHFTIPIFDGADFPPPKVQNKRLKLRERY